One window from the genome of Gimesia aquarii encodes:
- the rlmB gene encoding 23S rRNA (guanosine(2251)-2'-O)-methyltransferase RlmB, whose translation MTLELKNPHSVLAALQTRPIDVTEIRLSAGSTQGNWSDVADEARSHRIPVVIKKSAPQKMKRKRSEDQGRRTTGSLALVKPRIPASLKTICAAEEGDGQSGLWLALDCIQDPHNIGAIFRTAAFFGVRGIVLTKDRSAPLNATVYDVASGGMEVVPFAVETNLSRAITEAKKTGIWIMGTSEHAKDDVSAFQRDRPWMVVIGNEEKGLRRLTRDQCDVICRLSPTGIVDSLNASVAAGIMIARFSPYGPDSK comes from the coding sequence GTGACTTTGGAGTTAAAAAATCCCCATAGCGTGCTGGCTGCATTGCAGACTCGCCCCATCGATGTCACAGAGATTCGTCTCTCTGCTGGCTCAACTCAAGGAAACTGGAGCGATGTGGCAGATGAAGCGCGCAGTCACAGAATTCCGGTAGTCATCAAAAAATCTGCTCCGCAGAAAATGAAGAGAAAACGGTCCGAAGATCAGGGGCGTCGAACTACCGGTTCATTGGCTCTGGTTAAGCCGCGTATTCCTGCGTCATTAAAGACGATTTGTGCGGCAGAAGAAGGGGACGGACAGAGCGGTCTCTGGTTGGCTTTAGATTGTATTCAAGACCCACATAATATTGGTGCCATCTTTCGGACCGCTGCTTTTTTTGGTGTCAGAGGGATTGTTCTCACCAAAGATCGTTCTGCACCCTTAAATGCCACGGTCTACGATGTTGCTTCCGGTGGCATGGAGGTAGTTCCCTTTGCTGTAGAAACAAATTTGAGTCGAGCGATTACTGAAGCAAAAAAGACCGGTATCTGGATTATGGGAACGTCCGAGCATGCGAAAGATGATGTGTCGGCATTTCAACGGGATCGCCCCTGGATGGTGGTGATCGGCAATGAAGAGAAGGGTTTGCGACGTTTAACACGAGACCAGTGCGATGTGATTTGTCGTCTTTCACCAACTGGAATTGTTGATTCTTTAAATGCTTCGGTTGCTGCCGGGATTATGATTGCGCGTTTTTCTCCTTATGGCCCTGACTCGAAATAA
- a CDS encoding sensor histidine kinase, translated as MNDPSVFKDESTTEGLTQNEPPQSGSASKTVANSQPHIHHDAFSWELPAEEITLRIRWFGLCVGYVLVNLVGNNSAIQVSQLNWILTLGAVFALADTYFSFRGRVFLGEWPIIISVMEALFIGLLCHYDAGLNSPFRFYYFLSLIVCSIRHSPSIAYITLALHLASFTTLLFTSPSVPKDWPTQLMLMIVWMGWVAWASIAFSRLVKRASMELSVANAQLKQNQELLEERIARRTSDLQESQALLIQQEKHAAFGLLAAGIAHEVGNPLAGISSLVQLWNRQNNDEYTNKRLEEVDGQLQRIQRILRELIDFSRPATSERNRCNINELITESLNISKYYKRKKGKKIITRFAENLPIVQVVRDQLVQVILNLILNAMDATEEGESIEITTEAKSGQILISVHDNGHGIRDEDKEKLFQPYFTTKAKGTGLGLFVCKNILEHSNSGSIEIDDTVKDGARFIVSLDCEELNGLADIPPGQANEIKFVTT; from the coding sequence ATGAATGATCCATCGGTATTTAAGGATGAATCTACTACTGAAGGCTTAACCCAAAATGAGCCTCCACAATCAGGTTCTGCTTCGAAAACTGTGGCGAATTCTCAACCCCATATTCATCATGATGCCTTTTCATGGGAACTACCGGCGGAAGAAATCACTCTGAGAATTCGCTGGTTTGGCCTTTGTGTCGGCTATGTGCTGGTAAATTTAGTCGGAAATAACTCTGCCATTCAAGTTTCTCAGTTAAACTGGATACTGACCTTAGGCGCTGTCTTTGCTTTGGCGGACACCTACTTCAGCTTTCGAGGTCGTGTCTTTCTAGGAGAGTGGCCGATCATTATCTCAGTGATGGAAGCGTTATTTATTGGATTACTCTGCCATTATGATGCGGGCTTAAACAGTCCTTTCCGCTTTTATTATTTCCTCTCCTTGATCGTCTGCTCGATTCGGCATTCTCCATCGATCGCTTACATTACGCTAGCTCTTCATCTTGCGAGCTTCACAACGCTCCTGTTTACCAGCCCCTCGGTTCCCAAGGACTGGCCTACACAATTGATGTTGATGATTGTCTGGATGGGTTGGGTCGCCTGGGCCAGTATTGCATTTTCCAGACTGGTCAAGCGAGCAAGTATGGAGCTTTCTGTTGCCAACGCACAGCTCAAACAAAATCAGGAACTCCTGGAAGAACGAATTGCACGCCGCACCAGTGATCTGCAAGAATCGCAGGCACTTCTTATTCAGCAGGAAAAACATGCTGCCTTTGGCCTATTGGCAGCCGGAATTGCCCATGAAGTTGGTAATCCACTGGCAGGTATCAGCTCTTTAGTCCAACTATGGAATCGGCAGAATAACGATGAATATACTAACAAACGACTTGAAGAAGTGGATGGCCAATTACAAAGAATCCAACGTATTCTTCGGGAACTGATCGATTTCAGCCGCCCGGCAACCAGCGAACGAAATCGCTGTAATATTAACGAACTCATTACAGAGTCATTAAATATCTCAAAATATTATAAACGCAAAAAAGGGAAAAAGATCATTACCCGTTTTGCTGAGAACTTACCAATCGTCCAAGTGGTTCGAGACCAGCTTGTCCAAGTGATTCTCAATTTAATTTTAAACGCGATGGATGCCACTGAAGAGGGCGAATCGATCGAAATTACCACCGAAGCGAAATCCGGTCAAATTCTGATCTCAGTCCACGACAATGGTCACGGAATCCGAGACGAGGATAAAGAGAAACTGTTTCAACCTTACTTTACCACAAAAGCAAAAGGCACTGGTCTGGGTTTGTTTGTTTGTAAAAATATTCTTGAACATTCAAACTCAGGTTCAATTGAAATTGATGATACGGTAAAAGATGGTGCGAGATTTATTGTCTCACTCGATTGTGAAGAACTCAATGGTCTGGCAGATATCCCTCCCGGTCAGGCGAATGAAATTAAATTTGTAACGACATGA
- a CDS encoding ATP-binding protein produces MSYRAFKKLLGETNLERKCRFLFGGGLMVLITASFSLNTWLNNQVLDDQNVTSARLLVAPIILEKHWKWSETNDQYVLLIEKMAQSVKPQDLGDYSWAVFKANPSNTDSTERPIDSDGYAALERIEEGESEVFYRDEGEGKFQYYGAIHATESCVACHRLRDDPDLEEGGLIGIVNIRFPLQKMEQALAWNKAINLGSALITAFLAMLAAYAIVRYVIVKPVLHLKDVSDEIAHGNLDLRADIRTGDEFEELSYAFNRMLRHLVTVQEELRTVNTDLDTKVDELAQVNLRLYEMNKLKDEFLATMSHELRTPLNSILGFSDLLANSKDLEDKQKRYVGNIQMSGKNLLALINDVLDLAKIESGKMELQLSEIAIADLIERRVGTMQPLADKKNIEMTSEIDPKIPILFQDSIKIQQILNNLLSNAIKFTPEGGRVHISATLCADDSQMMDLVVEDTGIGIPLDEQENIFEKFRQGRSSSESKDALTRSFEGTGLGLSIIRELSKLLDGEVFLESEFGRGSKFTVKLPVRISVSDDQLLSDLSDTSVGINRIKTSDLAEYSKEKLADNKHSETQSP; encoded by the coding sequence ATGTCTTACCGTGCCTTCAAAAAACTGCTGGGGGAAACCAATCTCGAACGAAAGTGTCGCTTTCTGTTTGGTGGCGGTTTGATGGTATTGATTACAGCCAGTTTTTCATTGAACACCTGGTTAAACAATCAAGTTCTTGATGACCAGAATGTCACATCAGCTCGGTTGTTAGTTGCGCCGATCATTCTGGAAAAACACTGGAAGTGGTCAGAAACGAACGATCAATATGTTCTGTTGATCGAAAAAATGGCTCAGTCGGTGAAACCTCAGGACCTGGGGGACTATAGTTGGGCTGTTTTCAAAGCCAATCCTTCCAATACCGATTCTACTGAGCGTCCAATCGACAGCGATGGCTATGCAGCTCTGGAACGGATTGAAGAGGGAGAGTCAGAAGTATTTTATCGGGATGAGGGTGAAGGAAAATTTCAATACTATGGAGCAATTCATGCAACTGAGTCCTGTGTTGCCTGCCATCGTCTGCGAGATGATCCCGATTTAGAGGAAGGGGGATTGATTGGTATTGTGAATATTCGCTTCCCCTTACAAAAAATGGAACAGGCATTGGCCTGGAATAAAGCAATCAATTTAGGTTCTGCATTAATTACTGCGTTTCTTGCCATGCTGGCTGCCTATGCCATCGTACGGTATGTCATTGTGAAACCCGTTCTGCATTTGAAAGATGTCAGTGATGAAATCGCACATGGAAATCTCGACTTACGAGCTGATATCCGTACGGGCGATGAATTTGAAGAGTTGAGTTATGCGTTTAACCGCATGTTGCGGCATCTCGTGACCGTGCAGGAAGAATTGAGAACAGTTAACACCGATTTAGATACGAAGGTCGATGAGTTAGCTCAGGTCAACTTGCGGCTTTATGAAATGAATAAATTGAAAGATGAATTTCTGGCAACGATGAGTCATGAGTTGCGAACTCCATTAAACAGTATTCTTGGATTCAGTGATCTGCTCGCGAATTCCAAAGATTTAGAAGACAAGCAAAAACGATATGTCGGCAATATTCAGATGTCTGGAAAGAACCTGCTGGCACTCATTAATGATGTTCTCGATCTTGCCAAGATTGAAAGTGGCAAAATGGAATTGCAACTTTCGGAAATCGCCATTGCAGATCTAATTGAACGACGTGTCGGCACGATGCAACCGTTAGCTGACAAAAAAAATATTGAAATGACTTCAGAAATCGACCCCAAGATTCCAATTCTCTTTCAGGATTCCATCAAGATTCAGCAAATTCTAAATAACTTACTTTCTAACGCCATCAAATTCACTCCGGAAGGAGGACGAGTTCATATCTCTGCAACGCTTTGCGCCGATGATTCTCAAATGATGGATCTTGTTGTTGAAGATACAGGAATTGGAATCCCGCTAGATGAACAGGAAAACATTTTCGAAAAATTCCGACAGGGCAGGTCTTCTTCAGAATCAAAAGATGCATTGACTCGCTCATTTGAGGGAACTGGTTTAGGACTTTCTATTATTCGCGAACTTTCAAAGTTGCTGGATGGTGAAGTCTTTCTTGAAAGTGAGTTTGGTCGAGGAAGTAAGTTCACAGTCAAACTGCCAGTGAGGATAAGTGTTTCCGATGACCAGTTACTTTCTGATTTAAGTGATACCTCTGTTGGGATCAATCGGATCAAGACTTCTGATTTGGCTGAGTACTCTAAGGAAAAACTTGCAGATAACAAACATTCTGAGACGCAAAGTCCTTGA
- a CDS encoding sigma-54-dependent transcriptional regulator — protein sequence MQLNRSVLIVEDEEVIRSSLSEYLTSEGYQTMQASTVTKALELARSQDFNVAICDVQLPDGDGIELLRRLQNIKPSIFVLIITAYATVENTISAFKAGAFDYLVKPVIFDDLSHKLNRLFEYQKIFYENQILRRELARSPGIEEIVGSSKTLQNLQNTIRKIAATNSNVVLFGESGTGKELFARSIHSNGPNREQRFLAVNCGMRPIELLESQLFGSAASSPQYPQAEQTGVFKNADGGTVYLDEISQLPLGTQGKLLRAIEYGEILPLGSAEPVKVDVRLIASTTQDLSEMVKQGEFEEDLFYRLDGMKIHVPALRERVDDIPELVEYFISKHSSKMGKRVTGATSETIRTLMSAEWKGNVRQLDNAIERAVMMCDDNMICLNDLPPELHQDEPPLPDVDDLRLALRHYERMHITRVLKDSTDKREAAKRLKLGLSSLYRKIEELEIELE from the coding sequence GTGCAACTCAACCGATCCGTACTGATTGTCGAAGACGAAGAAGTAATTCGAAGTTCTCTGTCTGAATACCTTACCAGTGAAGGCTACCAAACCATGCAGGCTTCCACTGTCACTAAAGCTCTGGAACTGGCCCGTAGCCAGGATTTCAATGTCGCGATATGTGACGTTCAATTACCTGACGGTGATGGCATTGAATTACTCAGACGATTACAAAATATCAAACCCAGTATCTTTGTGCTGATCATCACAGCCTATGCCACAGTCGAAAATACGATCTCCGCTTTTAAAGCCGGAGCCTTCGATTATTTAGTCAAACCGGTCATTTTTGATGATTTGTCTCATAAACTAAATCGACTCTTTGAATACCAGAAAATCTTTTATGAAAACCAGATCCTGAGACGGGAACTGGCGCGTAGTCCCGGAATTGAAGAAATCGTCGGCAGTAGTAAAACACTACAAAATTTACAAAACACGATTCGAAAAATTGCGGCTACCAATTCGAACGTAGTTCTCTTTGGGGAATCAGGAACGGGTAAGGAGTTATTCGCACGCTCGATTCACTCAAATGGCCCAAATAGGGAGCAACGTTTCCTGGCGGTCAATTGTGGAATGCGACCGATTGAATTATTGGAGTCACAACTATTCGGATCCGCCGCCAGTTCACCGCAGTATCCGCAAGCAGAGCAAACCGGCGTTTTTAAAAATGCGGACGGCGGAACAGTTTATCTGGATGAAATCTCTCAACTTCCCCTGGGAACACAGGGGAAACTGCTACGTGCCATCGAATATGGCGAAATTCTTCCATTAGGTAGTGCGGAACCGGTTAAGGTGGATGTGCGTCTAATCGCTTCCACCACACAAGATCTGTCAGAAATGGTCAAACAGGGTGAATTCGAAGAAGATCTCTTCTATCGTCTGGACGGGATGAAAATTCATGTTCCTGCTTTAAGAGAGCGAGTGGATGATATTCCAGAACTAGTAGAATATTTCATTTCCAAACACTCGAGTAAAATGGGAAAGCGGGTCACAGGAGCGACCAGCGAAACAATTCGCACGCTCATGTCAGCAGAATGGAAAGGAAATGTTCGTCAACTGGACAATGCAATCGAACGCGCCGTCATGATGTGTGACGACAACATGATCTGCCTGAATGATCTTCCACCGGAGTTGCATCAGGATGAGCCGCCTTTACCCGATGTTGATGACTTACGTCTGGCACTTAGACATTACGAGCGAATGCACATCACTCGCGTATTGAAAGACAGCACTGATAAACGTGAAGCAGCCAAACGCTTAAAACTCGGACTATCTAGCCTCTACCGTAAGATCGAAGAACTGGAGATTGAGCTTGAGTAG
- a CDS encoding SDR family oxidoreductase — MTNYLVTGGAGFIGSHLATRLVNEGHSVRVFDNLSTGALKNLEHIQDQVEFVQGDLRDLKAVEQATKGIDIVFHQAALASVPRSVEHPLDTHEACVTGTIHVLDAARRSDVKRVVYAGSSSAYGNQQEMPKHEGQAPEVLSPYAAAKLAGELYCQAFANSYDLETVRIRYFNVFGPRQDPNSPYSAVIPLFASALLEGRQPVIFGDGIQSRDFTYIDNVVQANILASQADADKVSGNVYNVACGSSLNLIDLLKFICELLEKPYDPDFQPRRTGDVLHSWADISAAQRDLGYEPVVDIKEGLRRTITWYEQYIKSESKTCLGGC, encoded by the coding sequence GTGACAAATTATTTAGTAACCGGCGGTGCAGGATTTATTGGTTCTCATCTGGCGACTCGTCTGGTCAATGAAGGCCATAGTGTACGTGTTTTCGATAATCTGAGCACTGGTGCTTTAAAAAATCTGGAGCATATCCAGGACCAAGTGGAATTCGTTCAAGGTGACTTGCGAGATCTCAAGGCAGTAGAGCAAGCTACAAAAGGAATCGATATCGTCTTTCATCAGGCGGCACTGGCTTCCGTACCGCGAAGTGTTGAACATCCTCTTGATACTCATGAGGCTTGTGTGACAGGGACGATTCATGTTTTAGATGCCGCACGTCGTTCAGATGTGAAACGCGTTGTGTATGCAGGTTCCAGTAGTGCCTATGGGAATCAGCAAGAAATGCCAAAGCATGAAGGCCAGGCACCGGAAGTGCTCTCTCCGTATGCGGCAGCGAAGCTGGCGGGAGAATTGTATTGTCAGGCTTTTGCGAATTCCTATGATCTGGAAACGGTTCGTATTCGATACTTCAATGTATTTGGACCGCGACAGGATCCTAACAGCCCCTATTCCGCCGTGATTCCCTTATTTGCTTCTGCGTTACTGGAAGGTCGCCAACCAGTCATATTTGGCGATGGAATACAATCCCGTGATTTTACATATATCGACAATGTCGTTCAGGCCAATATTCTGGCGTCACAGGCAGATGCTGATAAAGTTTCAGGGAATGTTTATAACGTTGCCTGTGGTAGCTCTTTGAATTTAATTGATCTGTTGAAGTTCATTTGTGAACTGTTGGAGAAACCGTACGATCCCGATTTTCAACCCCGGCGAACCGGGGACGTTTTGCATTCATGGGCTGATATTTCAGCTGCTCAGCGGGATCTGGGATATGAGCCTGTCGTTGATATCAAGGAAGGCTTACGAAGAACAATCACTTGGTACGAACAATATATTAAATCAGAGTCAAAGACTTGCCTCGGTGGTTGTTAA
- a CDS encoding polysaccharide biosynthesis tyrosine autokinase codes for MNTEFQPLENHSDFEFDGMEGHTQSNTSGPGVDIVRLLFRNKFLLISGLAVGLILGQAAYMKLGPIYSASTKVQVSQKNPVPIKEGEIQTFGELTAHIDVIKSPRIVGEAVKEAKLYNLPSLAGETDPTEEILGSLKVKRISGNDRAYLNILNILYENPRSQDAKIVTQAIVDAYQRYLHEVRQVNTNEIREQLDQANKQILNDLERKKKEYREFREDAPLYWENTPGSDAAVAGSTNVHQERVKAIDNERRLNLLKLTELKSKISSLKAAIASGESKETLELLAQQFLMGQTRGGQPGSTSSAGASISAPGTSNLDRARTALETHLMPLLIQKNRLERDFGENHPDLDAVNRSIKTIVNLYRKQGIEISADNLNSGDFKLSNVKEADFVNIYLKSMEQQLKELHNREQELTKLFDEETELAKKIGNYQVVDQAYNEEIAQLKSQRDNIFKQLLVEKVSQGNSGYTLTQLSPVKDVLVIKRQLKFLLAGGAVGLGLVLAISFFREKQDTTLKSVDEIRNQLHLPVLGEVPTFDESVSIDDSECEFDRALWYYYRPSSKEAESFRSLRTSLLLKTDQSGAKVLQMTSAQPGDGKTTSISNLALAIAQTGRKVLIVDADLRRPTIHSLFGIVNGIGLGDVLSEEIDAQTAIRETRIKDLSLMTAGTLPENPSEMLMSKRFTHLLKQVRNDFDYVLVDTPPLAVVSDPSIVASSVDGVLLVVRVDKNRRGVIRKVQQIIQTNGINVTGILANGIYNGKSGKYRYRGGEGYHDYYLTPQQNNSPEPTVSVHTEVPG; via the coding sequence GTGAATACAGAATTTCAACCACTGGAAAATCATTCTGATTTCGAATTCGATGGAATGGAAGGTCATACACAAAGTAATACTTCCGGACCAGGCGTTGATATTGTGCGGTTACTGTTTCGCAATAAGTTTCTACTCATTTCAGGGTTGGCTGTGGGCCTCATTTTGGGGCAGGCCGCTTATATGAAATTAGGCCCCATTTATTCTGCCAGCACTAAGGTTCAGGTTTCGCAAAAGAATCCTGTGCCGATCAAAGAAGGGGAAATTCAAACCTTCGGTGAATTAACGGCTCATATTGATGTTATCAAAAGTCCGCGGATTGTAGGTGAAGCTGTTAAGGAAGCAAAACTGTATAACTTACCATCGTTAGCTGGTGAGACTGATCCAACTGAAGAGATCCTTGGTTCTTTGAAAGTAAAACGCATTTCAGGGAACGACCGGGCCTATCTGAATATTTTGAATATCTTATACGAAAATCCGCGGTCTCAAGATGCGAAAATAGTGACTCAGGCAATTGTTGATGCCTATCAACGTTATTTGCATGAAGTCCGACAGGTAAATACGAATGAAATTAGAGAGCAACTCGATCAGGCAAATAAGCAAATACTTAACGATCTTGAACGAAAGAAAAAAGAGTACCGTGAATTTCGAGAAGATGCCCCCTTGTATTGGGAAAATACCCCTGGATCCGACGCAGCGGTGGCTGGTAGTACCAACGTGCATCAGGAGCGTGTGAAAGCCATCGATAATGAACGTCGACTCAATTTATTAAAACTGACAGAATTAAAATCCAAAATCAGTTCTCTAAAAGCTGCCATTGCCAGTGGTGAATCAAAAGAAACTCTTGAGTTGCTTGCTCAACAGTTTCTAATGGGGCAAACCCGCGGAGGGCAACCTGGTAGTACAAGTTCTGCAGGAGCCAGCATTTCAGCGCCAGGTACTTCAAATCTCGATCGAGCACGAACTGCACTCGAAACACATTTAATGCCGTTGTTGATTCAAAAGAATCGTCTGGAAAGAGATTTCGGTGAAAATCATCCCGACCTCGATGCAGTGAACCGTAGCATTAAAACGATCGTGAATCTCTATCGAAAGCAGGGGATTGAAATTTCAGCTGATAATCTCAACTCTGGGGATTTCAAACTATCAAATGTGAAAGAGGCGGATTTCGTTAATATCTATCTTAAGTCGATGGAGCAGCAATTAAAAGAACTTCACAATCGGGAACAGGAATTGACGAAGCTGTTTGATGAAGAAACAGAACTCGCGAAGAAAATCGGAAACTATCAAGTAGTAGATCAGGCTTACAATGAAGAAATTGCACAACTGAAATCACAACGTGACAATATTTTTAAACAGTTGTTAGTCGAAAAAGTTTCCCAAGGAAACAGTGGTTATACATTAACTCAGCTTTCTCCTGTTAAAGATGTATTAGTGATTAAACGCCAGTTGAAATTTCTACTCGCCGGAGGTGCTGTGGGGTTGGGATTGGTCCTGGCGATTTCATTCTTTAGAGAAAAACAGGATACGACATTAAAATCTGTTGATGAAATCAGGAATCAGTTACATTTACCAGTCTTAGGTGAAGTGCCGACGTTTGATGAAAGTGTTAGCATTGATGATAGTGAATGTGAATTTGATCGTGCCTTATGGTATTACTATCGACCATCATCGAAGGAAGCAGAATCATTTCGCTCATTGCGGACATCTTTGCTGCTGAAAACAGACCAGAGTGGTGCCAAAGTATTGCAAATGACGAGTGCACAACCTGGTGATGGTAAAACCACTTCTATTTCCAATTTGGCATTGGCGATTGCTCAGACAGGTCGCAAGGTCTTAATCGTTGATGCTGATTTACGGCGACCCACAATCCACAGTTTATTTGGAATTGTGAATGGAATCGGTTTAGGAGACGTTTTATCTGAGGAGATTGACGCACAGACAGCTATCCGTGAAACTAGAATTAAAGATCTGTCTTTGATGACAGCAGGGACTCTTCCAGAAAATCCATCCGAGATGCTGATGTCTAAACGCTTTACCCATTTGTTAAAGCAAGTGCGTAATGACTTTGATTACGTTTTGGTTGACACCCCACCTTTGGCTGTTGTCAGCGACCCATCTATTGTTGCTTCTTCAGTAGATGGTGTGTTACTTGTTGTTCGTGTCGATAAGAATCGTCGGGGTGTGATTCGGAAAGTTCAGCAGATCATTCAGACCAATGGAATCAACGTCACTGGCATTCTCGCCAATGGTATCTATAACGGAAAATCTGGTAAGTATCGCTATCGAGGAGGTGAAGGGTATCACGATTATTACCTCACTCCTCAGCAAAATAACTCACCAGAACCTACTGTTTCCGTTCACACCGAAGTCCCCGGGTAA
- the mutM gene encoding bifunctional DNA-formamidopyrimidine glycosylase/DNA-(apurinic or apyrimidinic site) lyase, translated as MPELPEVETMVRGIREVVEGQVISDFRKCPCSCKPISLKPGLKSIRSRVIDQTIVSVRRLAKRVVLDLESEDSIVIEPRMTGLMLLSNPPDSGHLRLEWVLQKRRSKRSLWFWDRRGLGTVRLYRKAELLTELGANKLGPDALVISLTDLKARCLKTSRAIKVALLDQKMIAGIGNLYASEILHLSQIHPERQANHLSISEVQKMHNAMKRILKTAIRYEGSTLGDGTYRNALNQSGGYQNHHRVYNQEGNACKSCKGAQIVRIVQAQRSTFYCPCCQAFKE; from the coding sequence GTGCCAGAGCTACCGGAAGTTGAGACTATGGTTCGGGGGATTCGTGAAGTAGTGGAAGGTCAAGTCATAAGCGACTTTCGAAAATGCCCTTGTTCGTGCAAGCCTATTTCGCTGAAGCCTGGATTGAAATCAATTCGATCTCGTGTAATCGACCAGACAATTGTCTCTGTTCGACGGTTGGCCAAACGTGTTGTACTGGACCTTGAGAGTGAAGATTCAATTGTCATTGAGCCTCGTATGACTGGACTAATGTTGCTGTCAAATCCTCCCGACTCAGGTCATTTAAGATTGGAGTGGGTTTTGCAAAAAAGGAGATCCAAAAGATCGCTTTGGTTTTGGGACCGTCGTGGCTTGGGAACGGTCCGACTTTACAGGAAAGCAGAGTTGTTAACTGAATTAGGAGCAAACAAGTTAGGCCCTGATGCCCTTGTGATTTCTCTAACAGATCTGAAGGCACGTTGTTTGAAAACTAGCCGTGCAATCAAGGTCGCGTTGTTGGACCAAAAAATGATTGCAGGTATAGGTAACCTTTATGCCAGTGAAATCCTTCACTTAAGTCAGATCCATCCGGAGCGACAAGCGAATCATTTAAGCATCTCAGAAGTTCAGAAGATGCACAATGCAATGAAACGAATTCTAAAAACCGCAATACGCTATGAAGGCTCAACCCTGGGAGATGGTACTTATCGAAATGCACTCAATCAATCAGGCGGATATCAGAATCATCATCGAGTTTATAATCAGGAAGGAAATGCTTGTAAATCATGTAAGGGAGCACAGATTGTTCGCATTGTACAGGCGCAGCGTTCTACGTTTTATTGTCCGTGTTGTCAGGCATTCAAAGAATAA